From a region of the Carettochelys insculpta isolate YL-2023 chromosome 29, ASM3395843v1, whole genome shotgun sequence genome:
- the SLC11A2 gene encoding natural resistance-associated macrophage protein 2 — protein MAPGKERRTLYEEISEDHEEAISTVYSSVVPQQPLESNDEPFTTYFDEKIPIPEDEKHPWFSFRKLWAFTGPGFLMSIAYLDPGNIESDLQSGAVAGFKLLWVLLLATVIGLLLQRLAARLGVVTGLHLAEVCNRQYQKVPRIMLWLMIELAIIGSDMQEVIGSAIAINLLSAGKVPLWGGVLITIADTFMFLFLDKYGLRKLEAFFGFLITIMALTFGYEYFTVKPDQGQLLKGMFLPYCEKCGTPQLEQAVGIVGAVIMPHNMYLHSALVKSRQVNRANKKEVQEANKYFFIESCIALFISFLINVFVVSVFAEAFFQKTNENVAEVCTNSSSPHAGLFPYNNQTLEVDIYKGGVVLGCYFGPAALYIWAVGILAAGQSSTMTGTYSGQFVMEGFLNLKWSRFARVILTRSIAITPTLLVAIFQDVEHLTGMNDFLNVLQSLQLPFALIPVLTFTSLHPVMNDFANGLGWKIAGGVLILIVCSINMYFVVVYVTALGHLALYVVAAIVSVVYLCFVAYLSWLCLIALGISFLACGQTYQLGLTARPELFLLNNVDADSVVTR, from the exons ATGGCGCCTGGCAAGGAGAGAAGAACGTTATATG AAGAAATCTCTGAAGACCACGAGGAGGCCATCAGCACAGTCTACAGCAGTGTGGTCCCACAGCAGCCCTTGGAGTCCAATGATGAACCATTCACCACCTATTTCGATGAGAAGATCCCTATTCCGGAAGATGAAAAG catccctggTTTAGCTTCCGCAAACTCTGGGCCTTCACTGGGCCAGGTTTTCTCATGAGCATCGCCTACCTGGATCCAGGCAACATCGAGTCGGATTTGCAGTCAGGTGCTGTCGCAGGGTTTAAG CTGCTTTGGGTTCTGCTGTTGGCCACCGTCATTGGTCTCCTCCTGCAACGTCTGGCTGCGAGGCTGGGAGTAGTCACAGGGCTGCACCTTGCGGAAGTATGTAACCGGCAGTATCAAAAG GTGCCTCGAATTATGTTGTGGCTGATGATTGAACTCGCAATCATTGGGTCGGATATGCAAGAAGTAATTGGCTCGGCAATCGCAATTAACCTGTTGTCTGCTGGAAA AGTCCCTTTGTGGGGTGGAGTGCTTATTACCATTGCTGATACTTTCATGTTCCTGTTCTTGGACAAGTATG GCTTGCGAAAACTGGAAGCATTTTTTGGCTTTCTGATTACCATCATGGCTCTTACCTTTGGATATGAG TATTTTACAGTAAAACCAGACCAGGGACAGCTACTGAAGGGGATGTTTTTGCCGTACTGTGAGAAGTGTGGCACCCCCCAGCTAGAACAAGCGGTGGGGATCGTGGGAGCAGTCATCATGCCACACAACATGTACCTGCATTCTGCTTTAGTTAAG tcGAGGCAGGTGAATCGTGCCAACAAGAAGGAGGTGCAAGAAGCCAATAAGTATTTCTTCATAGAGTCCTGCATTGCCCTCTTCATCTCCTTCCTCATTAACGTCTTTGTCGTCTCTGTCTTTGCTGAAGCATTTTTTCAGAAGACTAATGAAAATGTG GCTGAAGTCTGCACAAACAGCAGCAGTCCCCATGCCGGACTCTTTCCATATAACAATCAAACCTTGGAAGTGGACATCTACAAAGGG GGTGTTGTTCTGGGGTGTTACTTTGGCCCTGCTGCTCTCTACATCTGGGCCGTTGGGATCCTGGCTGCAGGTCAGAGTTCAACAATGACTGGGACCTACTCTGGGCAGTTCGTCATGGAG GGATTTCTCAACCTGAAGTGGTCACGATTTGCCCGGGTGATTTTGACTCGCTCCATTGCTATCACTCCAACCCTGCTGGTTGCCATTTTTCAAGATGTTGAACACTTGACTGGGATGAATGACTTCCTGAACGTTCTTCAGAGCTTACAG CTTCCCTTTGCTTTAATCCCAGTCCTCACATTTACCAGCCTGCATCCTGTGATGAATGACTTTGCTAATGGACT CGGCTGGAAGATTGCCGGCGGTGTGCTCATTCTCATTGTCTGCTCCATTAACATGTATTTTGTAGTGGTCTACGTCACTGCACTGGGGCACCTTGCCTTATATGTGGTTGCAGCCATTGTGTCTGTTGTCTACCTGTGCTTTGTAGCATATTTG AGCTGGCTGTGTCTCATTGCTCTTGGGATCTCCTTCCTGGCCTGTGGGCAAACG TATCAGCTGGGACTTACTGCTCGTCCTGAACTCTTCCTTCTGAACAATGTCGATGCAGACTCAGTTGTGACTAGATGA